A portion of the uncultured Bacteroides sp. genome contains these proteins:
- a CDS encoding FecR domain-containing protein: MMKVYTLISKYFSGTASLQEIDEVNNWRKISEANENEFQELRETWKLAHFEIPPTVVGKERVWERITKNIAQIKPLKMYSRNTLYRVTGIAAMIALLIGFSLPLLFQHQEISKYVTFRAPSGQKAEVNLPDGTTVLLNSGSSLTYATDYSRTNRSVKLDGQAFFDVAKDLKHPFDVSVGNVKVLVHGTAFDVNGYSDNRRVEVALLRGHVSILSAISGKLLADMRPDQKAIISSSNSEKCLLIACDAEEETLWHLGKLKIQNEELTSVIHKMERWYGVKIHLNNPPLDKRYWMTVKTESFKEMLEIINRITPITYSINGEEVTITCRQ, encoded by the coding sequence ATGATGAAAGTGTATACTCTTATTTCCAAATACTTTTCGGGCACAGCAAGCCTGCAAGAAATAGATGAAGTAAACAATTGGCGAAAAATAAGTGAAGCGAATGAAAATGAATTTCAGGAACTTCGAGAAACTTGGAAATTGGCCCATTTTGAAATTCCTCCCACGGTCGTGGGCAAGGAAAGAGTATGGGAGAGAATCACAAAGAATATCGCTCAGATAAAACCTTTGAAAATGTATTCCCGCAACACGCTTTATCGGGTAACGGGAATTGCTGCTATGATAGCTCTGTTGATTGGTTTTTCTCTTCCTCTTTTATTCCAGCATCAGGAAATAAGTAAATATGTTACTTTCAGAGCTCCTTCCGGACAAAAGGCGGAAGTGAATCTGCCGGATGGAACAACTGTGCTTCTGAATTCCGGTTCGTCATTGACCTATGCCACAGATTATAGTCGCACAAACCGTTCAGTGAAGTTGGATGGTCAGGCTTTCTTTGATGTAGCTAAAGATTTGAAACATCCATTCGATGTTTCTGTGGGGAATGTGAAGGTGCTGGTACACGGTACGGCATTCGATGTTAACGGGTATTCCGATAACCGACGAGTAGAAGTCGCATTGCTACGCGGTCATGTTAGTATACTTTCTGCTATCTCAGGTAAGCTATTGGCTGATATGAGACCTGACCAGAAAGCTATAATTTCTTCCTCTAATAGTGAAAAATGCCTGCTGATAGCCTGTGATGCCGAAGAAGAAACATTGTGGCATCTGGGAAAACTGAAAATTCAAAACGAAGAACTTACATCAGTCATTCATAAAATGGAAAGATGGTACGGCGTGAAAATTCATTTGAATAATCCTCCTTTGGATAAACGTTATTGGATGACTGTGAAAACCGAATCTTTTAAAGAAATGCTTGAGATTATTAACCGAATTACCCCGATCACTTATTCAATCAATGGAGAGGAGGTTACCATAACATGTAGACAATAA
- a CDS encoding TonB-dependent receptor produces MLKHKQLLCSIFALLCLFSSLSLWAQNTKQINVATGQVTLNHLIKDIEKQTDYTFVYDNSIDQNQLVTIKKGTGDIDTVLKQAFLGIDISFEIIGKQIILKKHKAVSKTEKQLTGLVLDELGNAIIGANVKVKGSSSGTISDLSGNFLLTVPADAILDISFIGYADQHVSVNGKQFLTVILKEESKLLNEVVVVGYGSSRKRDLTGAITTVDSKKISNQTVQNAAQALQGKVAGVQITNTGDPGSAPQIRIRGLGTVTDGSNPLYVVDGVIVDNINYLGPNDIENISILKDASSAAIYGIRAAGGVVIVTTRQGKIDTKPTVTFNTYFGYKKIANLVDMANGAEYITLYNEKMAQIGNDRRLDPKDFTSHNYYDDILENGWNNSQDLGITGGSNNSRYSFGVTHLTDNGLIGKNKFSKIGLRSKYDVDITKRVRMGISVILQASKSNPVNTGVILDAYKALPIYAAKKADGTWTDPNVDNISGTMSNPTAGYYYDYQWQTKIDGILNGYLEADVFKFLTLKTSISLNPGMSNYISFTPKHYITQFQNSDKNNMSKTRNQNLNLYWDNTMTYTQRIAQDHQIKIMLGTSYQSVETDYLNASVQGLKDLPKINHSYLFLNMPRVDADYSSSVSDGGNKDVSISYMGRVTYDYKSKYLFNATLREDGSTKFPSYNRWGLFPSVGLGWVVSEENFIKRFKNIDFLKVRASWGIIGNGNVPSNIYVPTINQSDYLGVIFGPAQNTGSGTVMYSGTITDMYNPDLKWETVHEYDGGIDLKMFSSRLSATFDFYSKTTKNAVFPLTNLGSSGLNAGGVWGNNATINNTGVELTLGWNETTTKGITYSISGNFTYNHNKLKKINANGANGIYGKYDDSGNITYSTIGNPIGTFYGYKVAGVFQNNAQIEATPHLPGVKPGDLIYADINKDKVIDEQDRTNIGDPNIPFFYGFDAYVAYKGFDVTVSLQGVAGNKIFNANRMFRYGTENFDADFVKNRWHGEGTSNSYPSATWSNATTPSSFYVENGSYLRIKSIQLGYFVPTDYLSRVYVKQLRLYLNAENPFTFTKYNGFSPEIGGSPLMSGVDRNTYPLSSVYSIGLNITF; encoded by the coding sequence ATGTTAAAACATAAACAATTATTATGTAGCATTTTTGCTTTGCTGTGCCTGTTTTCTTCTTTGTCTCTGTGGGCGCAAAATACGAAGCAAATCAATGTAGCAACCGGACAGGTTACTTTAAATCACTTAATTAAAGATATTGAAAAACAAACTGATTACACATTTGTATATGATAATTCCATCGATCAGAATCAGTTAGTGACAATAAAGAAGGGAACTGGCGATATTGATACTGTTCTCAAACAGGCTTTTCTCGGAATCGATATTTCTTTTGAAATTATTGGAAAACAGATTATATTGAAGAAACATAAAGCTGTATCTAAAACTGAAAAACAGCTCACCGGCTTGGTCTTGGACGAACTTGGCAATGCGATTATTGGAGCTAACGTAAAAGTGAAAGGTTCTTCTTCGGGGACTATTTCGGATTTGAGCGGGAATTTTTTGTTGACAGTCCCTGCAGATGCAATATTGGATATTTCTTTCATTGGTTATGCCGATCAACACGTTAGCGTAAATGGAAAACAATTTCTGACGGTTATCCTTAAAGAAGAATCCAAGTTGCTGAATGAGGTGGTGGTGGTGGGATATGGTTCTTCCAGAAAACGTGATTTAACGGGAGCTATTACTACTGTCGATTCTAAAAAAATCAGCAATCAAACGGTTCAAAATGCTGCTCAGGCTTTGCAAGGAAAGGTGGCTGGTGTGCAGATTACTAATACAGGTGATCCAGGTTCCGCACCGCAGATACGTATCCGTGGTTTGGGCACTGTTACTGACGGCTCTAATCCGCTTTATGTGGTTGATGGAGTCATTGTGGATAATATTAACTATTTAGGGCCGAATGATATCGAAAATATTTCTATATTGAAAGACGCTTCTTCTGCGGCTATCTATGGTATTCGTGCTGCAGGCGGTGTAGTTATTGTGACTACTAGGCAAGGGAAGATAGATACCAAGCCTACTGTTACTTTTAATACTTATTTTGGCTATAAGAAGATTGCTAATTTGGTTGATATGGCCAATGGAGCTGAATATATCACGCTTTATAATGAAAAAATGGCTCAAATAGGTAACGATCGTCGTTTAGATCCGAAAGATTTCACCTCGCACAATTATTATGATGATATATTAGAGAATGGTTGGAATAATTCTCAGGATCTAGGCATCACAGGAGGCAGCAATAACTCTCGTTACAGTTTCGGAGTGACTCATCTAACGGACAATGGGTTGATCGGTAAAAATAAGTTCTCTAAAATCGGTCTTCGTAGCAAATATGATGTGGATATTACCAAACGGGTTCGTATGGGTATCAGTGTGATATTGCAAGCCTCAAAATCAAATCCGGTCAACACCGGTGTTATTCTTGATGCATATAAGGCTTTACCTATTTATGCAGCCAAAAAAGCAGATGGCACATGGACGGATCCTAATGTAGACAATATTTCAGGAACAATGTCTAACCCTACTGCCGGATATTATTATGATTATCAATGGCAAACTAAGATTGATGGTATTCTGAACGGCTATTTGGAAGCTGATGTCTTTAAATTTCTGACGTTGAAGACTAGCATTTCGTTAAATCCGGGCATGAGTAATTATATTAGCTTTACTCCAAAGCATTATATTACGCAATTCCAGAATTCGGATAAGAATAATATGTCTAAAACAAGAAATCAAAATCTGAATTTGTATTGGGACAACACGATGACGTATACGCAACGCATAGCTCAAGATCATCAGATAAAAATTATGCTAGGTACTTCTTATCAATCTGTTGAGACCGATTATCTGAATGCTTCTGTTCAGGGATTGAAGGATTTGCCCAAGATCAATCATAGTTATCTCTTTCTGAATATGCCCCGTGTAGATGCAGATTATTCTTCTTCTGTGAGTGATGGTGGAAATAAGGATGTTTCCATCTCTTATATGGGGCGAGTGACTTATGATTATAAAAGCAAATATTTGTTTAATGCTACCTTGCGTGAAGATGGTTCCACTAAGTTTCCTTCCTATAATCGCTGGGGTTTATTTCCATCAGTAGGATTGGGCTGGGTAGTATCTGAAGAGAATTTCATAAAACGCTTTAAGAACATTGACTTTCTCAAAGTGAGAGCAAGCTGGGGTATTATAGGTAACGGAAATGTTCCATCAAATATTTATGTGCCTACCATTAATCAGTCTGATTATCTGGGAGTGATTTTTGGTCCAGCACAAAATACCGGTTCCGGAACAGTGATGTATTCCGGAACCATTACAGACATGTATAACCCTGACCTTAAATGGGAAACGGTGCATGAGTATGATGGAGGTATCGACTTGAAAATGTTTAGTTCACGTTTGTCTGCCACATTCGATTTTTATTCAAAAACCACTAAAAATGCTGTTTTTCCTTTGACTAATCTGGGAAGTTCTGGATTGAACGCCGGTGGCGTGTGGGGCAATAATGCGACTATTAACAATACGGGTGTGGAACTTACTCTCGGATGGAATGAAACGACTACTAAAGGCATAACTTACTCTATTTCGGGCAATTTTACTTATAATCACAATAAACTTAAAAAGATTAATGCCAATGGTGCTAATGGTATTTATGGTAAATATGATGATAGTGGCAATATCACTTATAGCACCATAGGTAATCCTATCGGTACTTTTTATGGATACAAAGTAGCGGGAGTCTTTCAAAATAATGCTCAAATAGAAGCCACTCCCCACTTGCCGGGTGTGAAACCGGGTGATTTGATTTATGCGGATATTAATAAGGATAAAGTCATAGATGAGCAAGACCGTACTAATATAGGTGATCCTAATATTCCATTCTTTTATGGTTTTGATGCTTATGTAGCTTATAAAGGATTTGATGTAACCGTTTCATTGCAAGGTGTAGCAGGTAATAAGATATTCAATGCTAATCGGATGTTTCGGTATGGTACGGAGAATTTTGATGCCGATTTTGTTAAAAACAGATGGCATGGTGAGGGGACTTCTAATTCTTACCCGTCTGCTACATGGTCTAATGCAACGACTCCAAGTTCTTTTTATGTGGAAAACGGAAGCTATCTTAGAATTAAAAGTATTCAACTTGGATATTTTGTTCCTACAGACTATTTGTCTCGAGTGTATGTGAAGCAACTTCGTCTTTACTTAAATGCGGAAAATCCGTTTACATTTACTAAATACAATGGATTTTCTCCTGAAATAGGAGGAAGTCCGCTGATGTCCGGTGTGGATCGTAATACTTATCCGCTTTCGTCGGTGTATAGCATTGGATTGAATATTACTTTTTAA
- a CDS encoding biotin/lipoyl-containing protein, whose product MKKEIKFSLVFRDMWQSAGKYVPRVDQLVKVAPAIIEMGCFARVETNGGGFEQVNLLFGENPNKAVRDWTKPFHEAGIQTHMLDRALNGLRMSPVPADVRKLFYKVKMAQGTDITRTFCGLNDVRNIAPSIGYAKEAGLISQCSLCITHSPIHTVEYYTNMALELIKLGADEICVKDMAGVGRPVSLGKIVANIKKAHPEIPVQYHSHAGPGFNMASILEVCEAGCDYIDVGMEPLSWGTGHADLLSVQAMLKDAGYQVPEINMEAYMKVRGMIQEFMDDFLGLYISPKNRLMNSLLIGPGLPGGMMGSLMADLDSNLESINKYKAKHNLPFMSQDELLIKLFNEVAYVWPRVGYPPLVTPFSQYVKNLAMMNVMAMEKDKERWGMIADDIWDMLLGKAGRLPGTLAPEIIEKAEREGRKFFDGNPQDNYPDALDKYRKLMKENKWEVGKDDEELFEYAMHPAQYEAYKSGKAKEDFLEDVAKRRAEKDKSPEEDTKPKTLTVQVDGQDYKVTVAYGDAKLPATNSTPVASGEGKDVLSPLEGKFFLTKNASENALQVGDVVKQGDVICYVEAMKTYNAIRAEFGGTVTAINFASGDAISEDDVIMKIG is encoded by the coding sequence ATGAAAAAAGAAATAAAGTTTAGTTTGGTATTCAGAGACATGTGGCAATCAGCCGGTAAATATGTTCCTCGGGTAGATCAACTGGTTAAGGTTGCGCCGGCTATTATAGAAATGGGTTGTTTTGCTCGTGTAGAGACAAACGGAGGAGGTTTTGAACAAGTAAATTTGCTGTTTGGCGAAAATCCGAATAAGGCAGTGCGTGACTGGACAAAGCCTTTTCACGAAGCAGGTATTCAAACACACATGCTGGATAGAGCCTTGAACGGACTTCGCATGAGTCCTGTGCCGGCAGATGTACGCAAGTTGTTTTATAAGGTAAAGATGGCTCAGGGCACGGACATTACCCGTACTTTTTGCGGATTGAATGATGTGCGTAATATTGCTCCTTCTATAGGATATGCAAAAGAGGCCGGTCTGATTTCTCAATGTTCTCTTTGTATCACTCACTCGCCTATCCACACGGTAGAGTATTACACCAATATGGCTTTAGAGCTTATTAAACTCGGGGCGGACGAAATCTGTGTGAAAGATATGGCAGGTGTTGGTCGCCCCGTTTCTTTGGGGAAAATCGTAGCCAACATAAAGAAAGCACATCCCGAAATTCCGGTGCAGTATCATAGTCATGCCGGTCCTGGATTTAACATGGCTTCTATTTTGGAAGTTTGTGAAGCCGGATGCGATTACATTGACGTAGGCATGGAACCTCTTTCGTGGGGAACGGGGCATGCCGATCTACTTAGCGTACAGGCTATGTTGAAGGATGCCGGTTATCAGGTACCGGAAATCAATATGGAAGCTTACATGAAAGTACGTGGCATGATTCAGGAATTCATGGACGACTTCCTTGGATTATACATCAGCCCGAAGAACCGTTTGATGAACTCATTACTCATTGGGCCGGGACTGCCGGGTGGAATGATGGGAAGTTTGATGGCCGACCTGGATTCCAATCTGGAGTCGATCAACAAATACAAAGCAAAGCATAATTTGCCTTTTATGTCGCAAGATGAGTTGCTCATTAAACTTTTTAATGAAGTGGCTTACGTGTGGCCTCGTGTGGGTTATCCTCCTTTGGTTACCCCTTTCAGTCAGTATGTGAAGAATCTGGCTATGATGAATGTAATGGCTATGGAGAAAGACAAGGAACGTTGGGGGATGATAGCCGACGATATCTGGGACATGTTGCTCGGAAAAGCAGGAAGACTTCCGGGAACGCTGGCTCCAGAAATCATAGAAAAGGCAGAACGGGAAGGTCGTAAGTTTTTTGACGGTAACCCACAAGATAACTATCCGGACGCACTTGATAAGTATCGTAAATTGATGAAAGAGAATAAGTGGGAGGTCGGCAAGGATGACGAAGAGCTCTTTGAGTATGCCATGCATCCCGCTCAATATGAAGCATATAAGAGCGGCAAAGCCAAAGAAGATTTCTTGGAAGATGTAGCCAAGCGTCGTGCTGAAAAAGATAAATCTCCGGAAGAAGATACGAAACCTAAAACACTTACGGTACAAGTAGACGGTCAGGACTATAAGGTGACGGTGGCCTATGGCGATGCCAAACTACCTGCTACAAATTCAACACCGGTGGCTTCGGGTGAGGGTAAAGATGTTCTTTCTCCGTTGGAGGGCAAGTTCTTCCTCACTAAAAATGCTTCTGAAAATGCCCTGCAGGTAGGGGATGTTGTTAAGCAAGGAGATGTGATTTGCTATGTGGAAGCCATGAAGACCTACAATGCTATTCGTGCGGAGTTTGGCGGAACGGTAACGGCAATCAACTTTGCCTCGGGAGATGCGATTTCTGAAGATGATGTAATAATGAAGATTGGATAA
- a CDS encoding RagB/SusD family nutrient uptake outer membrane protein encodes MKNKILFYTLFFSSSILVSCQGEMDFDPYATVPQEKFWQSEDDATAAVVACYAKFCDWPFFEPTTLALEEMASGNTAKGSSPDDQPDLDKIMKFQFTPSMTIFDTFWKSRYSAVNVCNQAITNIGAMNIDEAKKEPLLGEARFMRAWLYFELVRTFGEVVVYDGLPANNAYNIAKSSIPEVYTFIEKDLEFGIEYLPKEAWPENMKGRVTSWAAKALLAKVKMYEASGSNFMEDGQPINGATWGDVKALTDDIILHGIYSLYTKDGAESFFNLFRVENENCDESIFEAQCGASKLAGGINRSAYAVYQWVRGGSFAGWGFNVPTDQLIADWEARADDGVRYKSSIAFRGDMLPDGRVIDGTETLSGTNAGTAGYKPARYNYKVYISKDDETGLGGWMTSIEQNPRLFRYADVLLIDAEAEFNLNNVDEAVKSINKVRDRAYATPYTTATLTMQLIWDERRFELAFENDHFFDLVRTGQAKTVLASKGFVLPKNNFYPIPQNQIDLSYGILKQNKNY; translated from the coding sequence ATGAAAAACAAAATATTATTTTATACCCTATTTTTCTCTTCAAGCATACTGGTTAGTTGCCAGGGAGAGATGGATTTTGACCCTTATGCTACGGTTCCTCAGGAAAAATTCTGGCAGTCGGAAGATGATGCAACGGCGGCTGTTGTAGCTTGTTATGCCAAATTTTGTGATTGGCCGTTCTTTGAACCTACTACTTTAGCGCTCGAAGAAATGGCTTCGGGTAATACGGCAAAAGGAAGTTCGCCCGACGACCAACCGGATTTGGACAAGATTATGAAGTTTCAATTTACTCCTTCCATGACCATTTTTGATACTTTTTGGAAATCAAGATATAGTGCTGTCAATGTGTGTAATCAGGCTATTACCAATATTGGAGCAATGAATATTGATGAGGCTAAAAAAGAACCGTTGTTGGGTGAAGCACGTTTTATGCGTGCATGGCTTTATTTTGAATTAGTCAGAACATTTGGTGAGGTGGTTGTGTACGATGGTCTGCCAGCTAACAATGCATATAATATTGCTAAATCGTCTATTCCTGAAGTTTATACTTTCATAGAGAAAGACCTTGAATTTGGCATTGAATATTTGCCGAAAGAAGCTTGGCCCGAAAACATGAAGGGACGTGTGACTTCGTGGGCTGCTAAAGCGTTATTGGCCAAAGTGAAGATGTACGAAGCTTCGGGCAGTAATTTTATGGAAGACGGTCAACCGATCAATGGGGCGACATGGGGTGATGTTAAAGCACTAACGGATGATATTATTTTGCATGGAATTTATTCTCTGTACACCAAAGATGGCGCCGAGAGTTTCTTCAATCTGTTCAGAGTGGAAAACGAGAACTGTGATGAATCCATCTTTGAGGCCCAGTGCGGAGCTTCCAAATTGGCTGGAGGAATAAACAGAAGTGCCTATGCAGTGTATCAGTGGGTACGTGGCGGTTCTTTTGCCGGATGGGGATTTAATGTTCCGACTGATCAATTGATAGCGGATTGGGAAGCGCGTGCTGATGATGGAGTTCGTTATAAATCGTCCATTGCCTTTCGTGGTGATATGTTGCCTGACGGACGGGTCATAGATGGCACGGAAACGTTGTCGGGTACCAATGCGGGAACAGCCGGATATAAACCTGCCCGATACAATTACAAAGTATATATATCTAAAGACGATGAAACCGGGTTGGGTGGCTGGATGACTTCCATAGAGCAGAACCCTCGTTTGTTTCGTTATGCAGATGTGTTGCTTATTGATGCTGAAGCGGAGTTCAACCTTAACAATGTGGATGAAGCTGTTAAGTCGATTAATAAAGTTCGTGATCGCGCATATGCTACTCCTTATACTACAGCAACTCTGACTATGCAACTTATTTGGGATGAGAGACGCTTTGAACTGGCTTTTGAAAATGACCATTTCTTTGACCTTGTTCGTACTGGACAGGCCAAAACCGTTCTGGCATCGAAAGGATTTGTATTGCCAAAGAACAATTTCTATCCGATTCCTCAAAATCAGATAGACTTGTCCTATGGTATATTAAAACAGAATAAGAATTACTAA
- a CDS encoding sodium ion-translocating decarboxylase subunit beta, translating to MNEIFENLYNMTAFSNIIAEPQFLIMYAIAFVLLYLGIKKQYEPLLLVPIAFGVLLANFPGGEMGVIQANENGLINVHGVMRNIWEMPLHEIAHELGLMNFVYYMLIKTGFLPPIIFMGVGALTDFGPMLRNLRLSIFGAAAQLGIFTVLLVAILMGFTPKEAASLGIIGGADGPTAIFTTIKLAPHLLGPIAIAAYSYMALVPVIIPLVVRLLCTKKELSINMKEQEKMYPSKTKIKNLRVLKIIFPIVVTTVVALFVPSAVPLIGMLMFGNLVKEIGTNTFRLYDAASNSIMNAATIFLGLSVGATMTTEAFLNWTTIGIVVGGFLAFALSISGGILFVKAVNLFSKKKINPLIGATGLSAVPMASRVANEIALKYDPKNHVLQYCMSSNISGVIGSAVAAGVLISFLG from the coding sequence ATGAACGAGATATTTGAGAACTTATACAATATGACTGCCTTCAGCAATATAATTGCCGAACCGCAGTTTCTGATAATGTACGCCATTGCCTTTGTTCTGCTCTATCTTGGTATCAAGAAACAATACGAACCCTTGCTTCTTGTACCCATTGCTTTCGGGGTGTTGCTGGCCAACTTTCCCGGAGGTGAAATGGGCGTTATTCAGGCAAATGAGAATGGTTTAATCAACGTGCATGGCGTGATGAGGAACATTTGGGAAATGCCTTTGCACGAGATTGCGCACGAATTGGGATTGATGAACTTCGTTTACTACATGTTGATCAAAACAGGTTTCTTGCCTCCGATAATCTTTATGGGAGTAGGTGCTCTGACGGACTTTGGACCGATGCTACGTAATTTGAGGCTTTCCATCTTTGGTGCTGCGGCTCAGTTAGGTATCTTTACTGTATTGTTGGTAGCCATCCTGATGGGCTTTACTCCGAAAGAGGCTGCCTCATTGGGTATTATTGGTGGTGCTGACGGACCTACGGCCATCTTTACCACAATTAAGTTGGCGCCACATCTGCTTGGTCCTATTGCGATTGCCGCTTATTCGTATATGGCGCTTGTTCCGGTCATTATACCTCTGGTAGTGAGATTGCTTTGTACGAAGAAGGAGCTTAGCATTAACATGAAAGAGCAGGAAAAGATGTATCCGTCGAAAACCAAAATTAAGAACTTGCGTGTGCTGAAGATTATCTTCCCTATTGTGGTGACAACTGTTGTGGCATTGTTTGTGCCAAGTGCTGTGCCATTGATTGGTATGTTGATGTTTGGTAACCTAGTGAAAGAGATTGGTACGAATACTTTCCGCCTCTATGATGCGGCATCAAACAGTATCATGAATGCTGCCACCATCTTCCTTGGACTTTCGGTGGGGGCAACAATGACTACCGAAGCTTTTCTGAATTGGACGACGATAGGCATTGTGGTAGGAGGTTTCTTAGCTTTTGCCCTTTCTATCTCGGGAGGTATCTTATTTGTGAAAGCGGTTAATCTTTTTTCCAAGAAAAAGATCAATCCACTAATTGGTGCCACGGGGTTGAGTGCTGTGCCTATGGCTAGTCGTGTGGCCAATGAAATAGCGTTGAAATACGACCCTAAAAATCATGTGTTACAATATTGTATGTCGAGTAATATCTCCGGTGTGATTGGCTCAGCTGTTGCAGCGGGAGTACTGATCTCGTTCTTAGGATAG